The sequence AACCGGTAAACTTGCTGTTCCTTGATAATAAACCTCACCGCTTAACACTGGCAATAACCCAGCCAGCTGCATCAGTAAAGTGGTCTTACCAGTACCATTGGCACCAATTAAATGGCAAATGCTACCAGCTGCCAGATTGAGTACAACCCCTTCACATAGAGGGGTTTCGCCGCGCTGAACGGTCAGCTCATCAAGCGCAAGTAAGGCGATATTCAGAGCTGTCATCAAAACCTCTCATTATTTATTAAGCGGCAGTCAATATTCATCAAAAACACAGATGACGTTCATGGCATAATACTTTATGCTTACCCCACCCACACAGTATAACAAATTGTCGATTATTATGACCTCAAAACCTATGCAGACTTCAAAAGATAACCAAAATTTAGATATGCCAGCGCTAACCATAGATGGCTTAATCGAGGCACAAGTTGCCTTTATGCAGCAATGGTTACGCACACAAGCTGAACCGCTGTCGATGGAAGCGTGGCAATGGTTTGCTGCACAGCCATTGAATAAATATGTCAGCGCCGATGATTTGCAACAGCTGATTAATGACTGGCTACTAAACCAGCCGATGACGGATGTGATACGTAAAGATATTCGAGATATCTTGCATACGATTATTTATCATCCAGTCAATGACAATGTGCCGTTGTCTGAGCTGGTGGATGACACTCAAGTGCAGACCCTAGCCAACTATGTCGGTAGCCACGATCAGCAGCGTAATATCTTGATTCATACGCTGGTCGGCAACGAGACTTTTGCCGATTTGCTAACCCAAACACTATATCATGCCATTAACGACTTTATGGAAACCACGCTGGATAAAGCAGGCGCTGCTGGTAAACTCATGAAATTTGGGCGCAGCTCTTTTGAAAAAGCGACCAATAGAAATCTTGATGAAAAACTGCAGGCGTACTTGCATCGTAATATTAAAGATTTAGCACGCCGCGCAGAAGCCAATGCGCAAGAGCATTTATCAAATGACGAAGTCGCGCGATTACTAATCACTGGTTGGGCGCGAATCAAAGACCAGCCTGTCAGTCATCTACAGACTTATCTGCGTGATGAACCTGACAACAGCAGTATCGGTCATATCGAAGCCAGCATTCAGCAAAGCTATAACCGCCTGCGCCAGTCACCTTACTTACACAGCCTTGTGGCAGCGAGCATCGATACTTGGTATGGCAATCATCAGTCAGATACTATTGCGACGGTAGTTTCGAGTCTTCGTATTGATGAGCAAGCCATGACTCAATTGAGTACAGCGCTATTACCTGTGGTGCACGATGCCATTGAAAGCGAGTGGTTGACAGCACATACTCGTGAAATGTTACAAGCGTTTTATGAGCAACCGAATATCAAAAAAGGCTTAGCATTTAATGCCTAGTCATTTACTGTCTTGATGTATTTGTCTCAATTTTCCATATCATTCATTTATTTGACAGCACCATACTTATGAGTCAACGTAATACACTCAGCTTGTGGCAAAAACTCAAACAGTTACTGACTGGTTCAGCAGCGCAGGCTGATGAAATTGATATGATACAAACAGAGCCTCACGACATGTATAGTAGTGATACATATAGTAGTGATACAGATGATGAGGATACTAGTGACGCTCATGATGATACCGAAATCGATTCTCAATCTGATGTCAAAAACACAGGCGAATATTCAGAAACTGACGCCTTTAACTCGAGTGCCAGTCAACACGAAGCTAGCGACACGCCCATTATCGATTTTCTGAAACAGTACTTTAATGATAAGCAATGGCACTATACTCACTATCGACCCAAAAGCAGTGGCAACAAAAACAATGACCGTCAGCAATCGCATCACTTATCGCTTAGAATGCGCAATAAAAGTCTCGATTGCGGCTATTTGTTTCGCGTGCAAGAAAACAACAAGCTGCTGGCCGTCTATGGAATTTTGCCATTTTTGATACCAGAGAGTCATCAAAGCGCGGCGATGCTACTGATTACTCAAATAAATTATGACTTGCTAATCGGCAATCTAGAAATGGATGTCAATGATGGCGAAATACGCTACAAACACGCTATCGATGTCGAAGCGGTAGGCATCGGTAATGATGTTATCGAGCATTTATTACAAAGTGTCATCGCGATGACCACGGTCGCGAATGAGATATTTAGTGATTTGATCGATAATCAAAACCCTGCGGAAGACTTACCGACATTGCTGACCGAGCTACGTCAACAATCAGATTCTAGAACCTTCTTTTTGCCAACGCAATTTGTGCAGTAATGAACTGACTATCATAGCTATCCGTAGCTTTTACAATGTCTCATCAGTACCTTACTTTCAAAGCGCTTAAACCTATTTATCCTTAAAATACTTTTCAAAAAAGACATCCTCTAACACTATGCTAAAAATTGCTTACTCTGATATTTTTCGATATTCCGTGCCGGAAAAACACCGCTTTCCTATGCAAAAATACACCATGATTCCCGAGCGGCTATTGGCTGAAGGCACTATCAGTACCGACAACTTTTTTGCCCCTGCCCGTTTGAGCGAAGATGAGATTTTGACCACGCATACTGCGGACTACTGGTATCAGCTGAAAACTCAGACATTACCACGAAAGGAAGCGCGTGCCATTGGCTTTGAAATGACACCAGAGCTGGTAGAACGTGGGCGTTATATTGCTCATGCCACTTATGAATGTGCATTATATGCGCAGCAATATGGCGCGGCGATGAATGTCGCAGGTGGCACGCATCATGCGTTTGCTGATCATGGCGAAGGGTTTTGCGTGTTTAATGATGTTTGTATCGCGAGTAATTTATTATTAAATCGTGGACAGGCGCAAAAGATTTTGGTGGTTGATTTAGACGTCCATCAGGGCAATGGCAATGCCAGTATTATGATGGATGAGCCACGCGTTTTTGTGTTTAGCATGCATGGCGCAAAGAACTATCCATTTCGAAAGCAAGTATCAGATTTGGATATTGAGCTAGACAATGATACTGGCGATGCGGAGTATTTGCAGTTACTAGAGGCGACATTGCCACGTTTGATTAGCGACGTTGCGCCAGATATGATATTTTATCAATCCGCTGTCGATGTCCTTGCCACTGATAAATTAGGAAAGTTAGGGCTGACGATAGAGGGTTGTAAAGCGCGTGATGAATATGTGTTACGCCAAGCAAAAGCCGCTAAAATTCCTATCGCTATCGTGATGGGTGGTGGCTATTCAGAAGATATCGACGATGTGGTTGAGGCGCACTGTAATACCTTTCGTTTGGCGCAACAGATATTTTTTAATGAAATAACAAAATAATGCGCGCATAAAATAGCATCTAAACAGCCAAATGCCTCGCGAGCTATTTTACAAAAATGCTATAACTCCCTGCCAGCCGACACGAATACCAAGCACGGTAAGTATCAATAAAATAAGCTGACGAAAGCGCGCTTGGGGCAAATAGCGACGCAAGCGGATGCCAACTAAAAGCGCAGCAATCGATAGTACACTAAGCAGAGTAATCAGCTGCCATTCACCACTGCTGAGCGCCATAATAGGCTCACGTAATACGATAATTTGGGCAATTTTACCCAAAAAATAGCACATGTTGCCGACTTTGGCGATGGTATTTTTATCATCGCTGGCAGACAGTAGATACATCATCAATATGGTCGACATAGCATTGGTCGAGCCACCAATCACCCCTGCACTAAAACCAACGATGATTAACACAGGCTTGGTAGCAGGTAGACGGAGTTGCTTACCAAGCAAGCTGCTTATGACGTAAAAACCAATAACCGCTGCCAATAACAATAAAATATAGGCGCTATCGACCCATAGTAAGAGCTTCGCACCTAGAATACTACCGAGTAAGCTGGTCAACGCCAGTAACCAATAGCGCCTGCCGTAATAGATGAAATTTTGCCAGATTGTGCGCCCGCCACCCGCGAGCCAAGTCATGGCATTAAGCAATAATGACGGAAAAATGACCAATACAATAGCATGTGGTAACGGATAGATACTAGCAAGCGCAGTGGTCGTCACCAACGTCACACCTAGCCCACTAATACCGTGTAGCAGCGATGCCAGCGCAAAGATTACCATCAATAACAACGTCTGGGTGCTATCACTATCCATCATATTAGCCATAAACATTAAGACCTAATACCTGGATTAATAGTGACATAACTAGGCATTGTGACCATTGTGGCGTTGCCATATTGTCTCGCCAATGATGCCAGCCAACTGCTCGGCAATCTTATCTTTGCTCGCCTTCTCAAGTGTGACGCTATCGTGCTCATAACGCTCTGAGAAAAATACCTGCATGGCATTATCATCGCTCGCAAAACCAATATCTACTCGGGAAACATCATTACAAGCGATCAAATCTAGATCTTTAGACACCAGTTTGCCACGAGCATAGCGCTCTATATCTTGCGTTTCTGCCGCAAAACCAACGACAAACAGCGCTGGATGCGCAAGCGAAATCGTCGCTAAAATATCAGGGTTTTTGACCAAACTCAGCGTCATCGCATCTTGGGTTTTTTTAATTTTTTGCGGGGCAGCTTCTTCAGTACGATAATCAGCGACAGCAGCCGTGGCGATAAAGATATCCGCCATTACATTTTGATTATCGCTATGAGCATGCTCCTTATCATCAATCTCATGGCTGTGATTATGACTATGGCTATGATCATCGCCGCAATCACACTCGCCATGATGTTCATGTTGATGGCTATGATCGTGATCGTGTTCGTGATCGTGAGAATGGTCGTGCTCATCTTCAGGCACATACTGTAGCGCACTGTGCGTACCATCCACGCACTGCTGGGCTGCTATCAGCATCTCTTTAGCCGACAACACATCAATACGTGTGACATTCAGCGGTGTCGGCAGTGCCACTTTGCCGCCCGCAATCAAGATAACGTCTGCACCAGCAGCCACGCACGCACGTGCTAATGCAAAGCCCATCTTGCCAGTAGAGTGATTGGACAAGTAACGCACCGGATCGATAGCTTCTACCGTCGGTCCTGCAGTAATTACCACTCGTTTACCTGCCAATAATTGCGGCGTGGTTTGCATGGCGTTAAATAATAACACCTCTGCCAATAGCTGCTCAGGTTCAGGCAAACGCCCTGCTCCCACATCACCGCAGGCTTGCTCACCGCTAGCAGGTTGAATAATCTGATAATTCATATCGCGCAGGGTTTGGACATTGAGATTGACCGCAGGATGCGCCCACATCTGCTGATTCATGGCTGGCGCAATGATGACTGGTGCCGCCGTTGCAAGGCATACAGTTGTCAATAAATCATCAGCCATGCCCATCGCGAGACGCGCAAGCGTATTGGCAGAGGCTGGCGCAATGATGATTAAATCTGCCCATTTGGCCAATTCGATATGCCCCATCCCCGCTTCTGCTTTTTCATCGAGTAATGAGATATGTACCTCATTACCAGTCAAAGCTTGCAGAGTCAGTGGCGTAATAAAAGCTTGTGCCCCTGTGGTCATAATGACACGCACCTCAAAGCCTGCCTTGATTAATAGGCGGGCAAAGATAGCAGATTTATAAGCGGCGATACCGCCAGTGATAGCAAGCACAATATTGGACATAAGCATGGCATCAATAAAAAGTTGAAAGATAAAATTGCGCTTATAGTAACAATTATGAGATAAGTTGGGTAAGAATTTCCGTATTTACGCAATATATCTGACAGCAATCCATTCTCAAGGAGTGACAATGGCGATTAAAGACTGGCATGAAGATGATAGACCACGTGAAAAACTACTAAAATTTGGGGCAGCTCATTTATCTGATGCCGAGATACTAGCGATATTTCTGCGCACAGGTACGCAGTCACAGTCAGCTATCGAATTGGCGCGTCATTTGATCGAGCAATTTGGTAGCTTGGCAGAATTATTGGCAGCGCCGCAAGAGACTGTACTGGCTTGTCATGGTATTGGTCCTGCCAAATACGCGCAGATATTGGCCTCACTTGAGATGGGCACGCGTTATTTGGACAGTCAGCTTAAAACTGGTCACGCACTTGGGCGCTCGCAAATGGTCAAAGACTATATCAGCACTCAGCTGCGCGGGGAGCATCGCGAAGTCTTTGCGGTACTTTGCTTAGACAATGCGTTAAATCTCATTAATTTTGAGATACTGTTTACTGGCGGCATCTCCTCTTGCTCCGTCTGTATCAAACACGTTCTGCGTCATGCCTTGAGTCACGCCGCCAGCCAACTCATCGTCGCACACAATCATCCGCATACCGATGCGACCCCTTCAACGGCAGACAACTTATTAACTTACGAGCTAAAGAAAGCCTGCGATTTAATCGATTTATCCTTGGTAGACCACATCATTGTTGGACGCAATGAGACATTATCTTATGCCGAAAGCTGCTTAGCGCCTTTTGGATAACTGATTACCACTGTTATTTTTGCCTATATGAGAAAATCTTGATACATATAATCGACACAGCGTAGCATTTTAGCTATTGATAGTTATCGGCAACTGTTTCATATTGATGGCTAAATTTGTCTTTTATTTGTCTGTCACTGGTTAGGTAGTTATCAAAGCCACTTTTGTAAAATGCTCAACAAATTAAAATTGATCATAAAATATGCTACAAAATCCATAACGGCTCATTGGTTTAATTTGGTCACCAGACCCTTAAACATCAGCAAAAACAACAACAAGATTTATTCAAATATTTTAATACACACATTTTTCGCGCTTTTGGTTTAGCGTTATAAAAGGAGACAGTCATGGCAATTGGCTTATTTATTTTGGCAATCATTATTCAATTAGCCATGGTTTTGGCCATCTTTTTATTGTCCCTATCACGAGTCACAGGCAGTATCGTTGCCCTAGTTACCGTCCTTGTCACCGCCTTTATCAGTTCTTGGTCGCTCATTTTGGGTATACCAATCGCTTTACTTTGCATCGTTTTGCTCGTCGCCCCTATTCGTCAGTCACTGATTACCAGACCTGTTTACAAGACTTTGGGCGGGGCAATGCCGAGCATGAGCGATACCGAGCGCGAAGCACTAGATGCGGGTACCAGCTGGTGGGAAAAAGAGCTGTTTATGGGCAATCCCGACTGGGGTACTTTTGCTCAATATCCCTATCCAGAGCTGTCAGCAGAAGAGCAAAGCTTTATTGATAATGAAGTAGAAGTGCTATGCGCCATGCTTGATGAATGGAAAATTCAGCATGAAGACAAAGAGCTGTCGCCTGAAGCGTGGCAATTTATCAAAGCCAATGGATTTTTAGGCTTAATCATTCCAAAAGAGTTTGGCGGTTTAGATTTTAGCTCTTATGCACAAAGCCGTATCATGAGTAAAATCGCTTCGCGCTCGCCGACCGCTGCGGTTACCTGTATGGTGCCAAACTCGCTCGGCCCTGGTGAGCTGTTGATGCATTATGGTACGGACGAACAAAAACAGCGTTGGCTACCCGGTCTTGCCAAAGGTGACGAGGTGCCTTGCTTTGGTTTGACGGGCCCAGAAGCGGGTTCCGATGCTGGTGCGATTCCAGATACAGGGGTGGTTTGTTATGGTGCGCATGAGGGCGAGCAAGTACTCGGTTTGCGTATGAACTTTTCTAAGCGCTGGATTACCCTCGCACCTATCGCCACGGTCGTGGGGTTAGCATTCAAGATGCACGATCCTGAAGGTTTGCTTGGCAATCCTGATAAGACCGATTACGGTATCACTTGTGCGCTTGTGCCTGCCAGCCATGAAGGTGTCATCATAGGACCACGCCATAATCCAATTGGCTCGCCATTTATGAATGGTACAGTCGATGGTAAAGACGTCTTTATTCCACTAGATTACATCATCGGCGGCGTCGAAAATGCGGGTCGCGGTTGGCGTATGCTGATGGAGTGCTTGGGCGTTGGTCGCGGCATCTCTTTACCAGCTTTATCAACCTCAGCCAGTGAAATGACGTATCTGTCTGTCGGTGCTTTTGCCAAAGTACGCGAACAGTTTAAAATCTCTGTGGGTAAATTTGAAGGGGTGCAGGACGCGACCAGCCGTATGGCCAGCAACACTTATATGTTAGAGGCGTTCCGTCATCTGGTTACTTGTGGCCTAAATCAAGGCGGCACACCCTCGGTTATGGCGGCAATGGCAAAATATTATGCGACTGAGACCATGCGCAGTGTGGTCAACGATGGTATGGATGTCGTTGGTGGTCGTGCAGTACAAATGGGTCCACGTAACTTTTTGGCCACCCCTTATCAGGCAATTCCAGTATCTATCACGGTTGAAGGCGCAAATATCTTGACGCGCTCACTCATGATATTTGGTCAAGGTGCGATGCGTTGCCATCCTTATCTCTTTGATGAGCTGCAATTGCTGCAAAGCGAAGATAAAGAAGGCGCACTCAAACAGTTCGACACGCTATTTTTTAAACATTTGGGTTATACCTTTAATCGCGGCGCAAAGGCATTTGTCGCAGGTTATGTCGGTGGCAGTAATCATGTACCCAGCTTCGCGGACAGCTTTACTCATCCCTACTACAAACACATCAACCGCCTGAGCGCAAGTTTTGCCTTAACGGCTGATATGGCGTTAGGGTTGCTCGCTGGTGACTTAAAACGCAAAGAGATGCTGTCTGGACGCTTAGCTGATATTCATAGCCATTTATTCATTAGCACTGCTATTTTGCAGTTTTATGAGCATGGTACTAAATCAGCTTCCGAACGCTTGCATGCTGAGGTTGCCTTACAAAATAGCTTATATACCATTCAAGAAGCTTTTGAAGCCTTTTTTGCAAACTTCCCTAATCGTATGGCGGCCAGTTTGGTCAGTTTTGTGACTTTTCCCAGCGGCTCTATCTTTACGCCGCCAAGCGATGAGCTCAAACGCAAGTTGGGCGATGCTTTTATGGATGACTTTGAAGCCAACCCGTTCCGTGATTATCTCAAAACCATGGTCTATTATAATACTGAAGCCGATGATGTCACTGGACGTATGGAACACGCTTATCAAACGTTACTTAGCATCGAACCATTATGGCAGAGGTTTAAAAAGGCTGAACACAAAGACAGTTTTGAAGGGCTTACTTTTGAGGATCATGTGGTATATGCCAGCCAAAACGGCGATATTACCGAAGAAGAAGCTGAAGTGCTTATTCAGTACAACGCCATACGCTTTGACTCATTATTGACTGACGTGTTCGATAAACATTTATTGCATGCTCAGGAGCGCACCAATCCACACAGCCTTGATAATGCCGTACAGCAACTGACGGACTATGCACAATTAAAAAATGACGCGCAAGCCAGAAATGGTATTGCGACAAACATCACAGCTGAAAATGATGTCGACTCTAATGATTTGGGTACGCCCGTCAGTACAGACAAACCAACTGGCGATGCCAACCCCAATCATGGTTATGAGAGTGACGGTGATGTAGAAATGGTCAAAGAGCAAGATACTATTGAGGAGGTACGTGCACAGACCAACTTTGATGAGTCTGAGCCTAAGATCGAAGCACTAGATCATCGCCACCGTGATGCAGAGTCACACTTAAGTGAACGTATGAGTAACAACCATCGTCTGAATCAGCATAATGCTGACGACCTAGAGCCTTCTGAAATATCTGAAGATGCAGAGAATGTGAAGGATAATATAGACAAACCTGCCGCTACTGATCCTAAATGGCAGGATGGTCTACGCCGTGATGAAAGTGACAAAGTCTAAAATAAAAAGCTTTGATAATTCTTAAAATGACAAGCTTTGAAACAATAGGCTTTGAAATAACAAGGCACAAAAGAATCAGGCTTAAAATATTTAAAAAACAATAGGTGTTAAGGCTGCTAGAAGCCTTGCACGATACATTCTGATCATTCACTTAGAAAAGACTGCCCTATTTGAGCAGTCTTTTTTTAGTTATGAATCGCCATTTTTAACCGTTAAGGCGTGTTTGATGATTCAACCATGACACTGACAGAGACTGTTTTTTAGGCAGTTTGACGTTAAAAATAGTCAGTTTAGTCATTCTAAGCGTCTACTTTTAACAATGAAATGGCAAAAAACAGCCCTGTCTCCCTCTATTAATATTGGAAATAATAATAAATTCTCCCAGCTCCATATAAAAAATATGTTATAAAACTAATTAAGGCATGAACATTACCGTCATTTTACGCTTTGTCTGGAACAGTTTTAGCGATCAGTAGTGATTATTTTTGAATGTTCAACACACCCTAATATTGGTCAATATGCCTTATCATTTACCTATTTTAATCGCGAAAAATTCGGCGCAGATAACTTAACTATTGATTTATATTACCTTAGTCATAAAAAAACGTTGCAGTATCCTTAACAATTATTTTATATTGTGCCCCGAAAACGTGACACTAAGTGGAAGTTGAAAGAATTTAATAGACGTAGCAAGAGCGGTGATAATAATGGCAACAATCACATTGATGTGAGCAGCCTATCTATTCGCTACTGGGGCACGTACACAAAGGATATAAGTTATGTGGAAAAATATGGGACTGACCGGCAAGATTATTGTCGCTATGGTACTCGGTATCATACTGGGATTGTTTATAAACTATTCAGGACTGAACGCTGAAGGCGGTTTCATTCATACGTACATTACCAATGGCTTCCTCGCCATTGTCGGCAAGCTATTTGTCAACTCACTCAAAATGCTAGTCGTGCCTTTGGTGCTGATCTCACTGATTTGCGGTGTTTGCGGTATTGGGGATATTCGTTTGCTTGGTCGCATCGGCACCAAGACATTTCTTATTTATATGATGACAACAGCTCTGGCTATCGCAACAGCGATTGGGCTTGGCGTGCTATTTGGTATCGGTAAAGGCATGAATATCGAAACTGAAGCGGCATTTGAAGCAGCTTCAGCACCGCCGCTGCTTGATGTTTTCTCTAATATTATCCCATCAAACCCCATCAGCGCGATGGCAAATGGTGATATGTTATCGATTATTTTCTTTGCTATTTTGATCGGTGTTAGTATCTTGATGGTGGGTAAACCTGCCAAAGGCTTAGTGCAGAGCTTAGAATTAATCAATGAAGTCATCTTAAAAATGGTGACCATCATTATGAATCTTGCACCTTATGGTGTATTTGCGCTATTGACCAAAGCAATGGCAGAGCTGGGTCTAGACTTGATTTGGTCACTGCTCGGTTATGTGGCGGTATTGGTCGGCTCATTGGCATT is a genomic window of Psychrobacter cibarius containing:
- a CDS encoding YbjN domain-containing protein; this translates as MSQRNTLSLWQKLKQLLTGSAAQADEIDMIQTEPHDMYSSDTYSSDTDDEDTSDAHDDTEIDSQSDVKNTGEYSETDAFNSSASQHEASDTPIIDFLKQYFNDKQWHYTHYRPKSSGNKNNDRQQSHHLSLRMRNKSLDCGYLFRVQENNKLLAVYGILPFLIPESHQSAAMLLITQINYDLLIGNLEMDVNDGEIRYKHAIDVEAVGIGNDVIEHLLQSVIAMTTVANEIFSDLIDNQNPAEDLPTLLTELRQQSDSRTFFLPTQFVQ
- a CDS encoding histone deacetylase; the encoded protein is MLKIAYSDIFRYSVPEKHRFPMQKYTMIPERLLAEGTISTDNFFAPARLSEDEILTTHTADYWYQLKTQTLPRKEARAIGFEMTPELVERGRYIAHATYECALYAQQYGAAMNVAGGTHHAFADHGEGFCVFNDVCIASNLLLNRGQAQKILVVDLDVHQGNGNASIMMDEPRVFVFSMHGAKNYPFRKQVSDLDIELDNDTGDAEYLQLLEATLPRLISDVAPDMIFYQSAVDVLATDKLGKLGLTIEGCKARDEYVLRQAKAAKIPIAIVMGGGYSEDIDDVVEAHCNTFRLAQQIFFNEITK
- a CDS encoding sulfite exporter TauE/SafE family protein, with translation MANMMDSDSTQTLLLMVIFALASLLHGISGLGVTLVTTTALASIYPLPHAIVLVIFPSLLLNAMTWLAGGGRTIWQNFIYYGRRYWLLALTSLLGSILGAKLLLWVDSAYILLLLAAVIGFYVISSLLGKQLRLPATKPVLIIVGFSAGVIGGSTNAMSTILMMYLLSASDDKNTIAKVGNMCYFLGKIAQIIVLREPIMALSSGEWQLITLLSVLSIAALLVGIRLRRYLPQARFRQLILLILTVLGIRVGWQGVIAFL
- the coaBC gene encoding bifunctional phosphopantothenoylcysteine decarboxylase/phosphopantothenate--cysteine ligase CoaBC, whose amino-acid sequence is MSNIVLAITGGIAAYKSAIFARLLIKAGFEVRVIMTTGAQAFITPLTLQALTGNEVHISLLDEKAEAGMGHIELAKWADLIIIAPASANTLARLAMGMADDLLTTVCLATAAPVIIAPAMNQQMWAHPAVNLNVQTLRDMNYQIIQPASGEQACGDVGAGRLPEPEQLLAEVLLFNAMQTTPQLLAGKRVVITAGPTVEAIDPVRYLSNHSTGKMGFALARACVAAGADVILIAGGKVALPTPLNVTRIDVLSAKEMLIAAQQCVDGTHSALQYVPEDEHDHSHDHEHDHDHSHQHEHHGECDCGDDHSHSHNHSHEIDDKEHAHSDNQNVMADIFIATAAVADYRTEEAAPQKIKKTQDAMTLSLVKNPDILATISLAHPALFVVGFAAETQDIERYARGKLVSKDLDLIACNDVSRVDIGFASDDNAMQVFFSERYEHDSVTLEKASKDKIAEQLAGIIGETIWQRHNGHNA
- the radC gene encoding DNA repair protein RadC → MAIKDWHEDDRPREKLLKFGAAHLSDAEILAIFLRTGTQSQSAIELARHLIEQFGSLAELLAAPQETVLACHGIGPAKYAQILASLEMGTRYLDSQLKTGHALGRSQMVKDYISTQLRGEHREVFAVLCLDNALNLINFEILFTGGISSCSVCIKHVLRHALSHAASQLIVAHNHPHTDATPSTADNLLTYELKKACDLIDLSLVDHIIVGRNETLSYAESCLAPFG
- a CDS encoding acyl-CoA dehydrogenase, coding for MAIGLFILAIIIQLAMVLAIFLLSLSRVTGSIVALVTVLVTAFISSWSLILGIPIALLCIVLLVAPIRQSLITRPVYKTLGGAMPSMSDTEREALDAGTSWWEKELFMGNPDWGTFAQYPYPELSAEEQSFIDNEVEVLCAMLDEWKIQHEDKELSPEAWQFIKANGFLGLIIPKEFGGLDFSSYAQSRIMSKIASRSPTAAVTCMVPNSLGPGELLMHYGTDEQKQRWLPGLAKGDEVPCFGLTGPEAGSDAGAIPDTGVVCYGAHEGEQVLGLRMNFSKRWITLAPIATVVGLAFKMHDPEGLLGNPDKTDYGITCALVPASHEGVIIGPRHNPIGSPFMNGTVDGKDVFIPLDYIIGGVENAGRGWRMLMECLGVGRGISLPALSTSASEMTYLSVGAFAKVREQFKISVGKFEGVQDATSRMASNTYMLEAFRHLVTCGLNQGGTPSVMAAMAKYYATETMRSVVNDGMDVVGGRAVQMGPRNFLATPYQAIPVSITVEGANILTRSLMIFGQGAMRCHPYLFDELQLLQSEDKEGALKQFDTLFFKHLGYTFNRGAKAFVAGYVGGSNHVPSFADSFTHPYYKHINRLSASFALTADMALGLLAGDLKRKEMLSGRLADIHSHLFISTAILQFYEHGTKSASERLHAEVALQNSLYTIQEAFEAFFANFPNRMAASLVSFVTFPSGSIFTPPSDELKRKLGDAFMDDFEANPFRDYLKTMVYYNTEADDVTGRMEHAYQTLLSIEPLWQRFKKAEHKDSFEGLTFEDHVVYASQNGDITEEEAEVLIQYNAIRFDSLLTDVFDKHLLHAQERTNPHSLDNAVQQLTDYAQLKNDAQARNGIATNITAENDVDSNDLGTPVSTDKPTGDANPNHGYESDGDVEMVKEQDTIEEVRAQTNFDESEPKIEALDHRHRDAESHLSERMSNNHRLNQHNADDLEPSEISEDAENVKDNIDKPAATDPKWQDGLRRDESDKV
- a CDS encoding dicarboxylate/amino acid:cation symporter; this translates as MWKNMGLTGKIIVAMVLGIILGLFINYSGLNAEGGFIHTYITNGFLAIVGKLFVNSLKMLVVPLVLISLICGVCGIGDIRLLGRIGTKTFLIYMMTTALAIATAIGLGVLFGIGKGMNIETEAAFEAASAPPLLDVFSNIIPSNPISAMANGDMLSIIFFAILIGVSILMVGKPAKGLVQSLELINEVILKMVTIIMNLAPYGVFALLTKAMAELGLDLIWSLLGYVAVLVGSLAFHFFVTMMIVLKVSSGLSIKTFLAKMREVQIFAFSTSSSNATIPITLRTVTKRMGVNNSVASFTVPFGATINMDGTAIMQGTATIFIANIYGIDLGVTEYLTVILMSVLASVGTAGVPGVGLIMLSMVFAQVGLPIEGIGLILGVDRILDMLRTAVNVGGDAAVTAIVAKSEGKMDLAIYNDPNAGAKDVFDGHIDEDNEREFSEVFSDGIMGSEYDDIDRRR